ttaacaCCCTTCAATAGGTTAATAATTTGTAATATTACTTATTTGCCTTTATATACAACTTTTTCTAATGAtggtaatagtgtcatttcatgTGTACTTAGAAAATGTGTATGATAATAACACCTTGTGATAATGGCACAATGTgatgtttctttcaaattatttttaaaagcaTTTTTATATTTCTATCTTAAAAAACTTGTGAAAATAAGACGAGGCAATTAAAAggtatcaagttctaaatacacttataAGGTGTCATTCAGATACTTCCcttttttaaatgttttgaaACAGGTGAACTACTTTAAGAACCTATTTGTGTTTTCAAGAATCGAATCAAAATCAGTGAAAATCAGTCAATTCGATTTGAAAATAACTGACCTTAATGCATAATAATGTCGATTCCCTTAACCTATTGGAATTGAGCATGAATGCTCTTCgatctttaattttttaattattttttgctTATTTAGTAaggaaataatagaaaataataaaacttaTATCTTATAGTTAGAGGTATGAgacttctaaataaaaaaacactcttaaaaaaatcaaagatccGTGACAATCTTTGCTTCTTGTTTCATATAACAATTTCTAAGGTTTTGGCTGATTCTCATCCATTCTAATGGATTTTTTAATTGAAACTAAtggggccaaaaaaaaaaaaggaaaaaagaaaacccactgttgcgtcaagaaccAGGGTGGAGCATGCCGttcctataaagaagaaaacagcAATAGAGGACTGCGCCGATCCGGTTTAGTCgcttcgatgcctaagtcagaactCTCTAGCAACAGATAATAGTGATTGAATTCGGATGATCATGGAAGGAGGTTACCTGGTTATTTATAGGCGATTGGGAGAGTTCTGCAGGCGGTGACGTGACTTGATAGGAAAGGGAGGGAAAAAGATCTTATGCAGCCATGGTGGgagctgcacctgtgcagcactgctaaacgacaacaaaaataggggtaaggtggtcattttataggtgggtcccacctgggccccacatgtgaaatgaccacctccccccTGTATTTGGGGTGGTTCTCGAGCTGCacagtgcagctcccgccacaacTGCACAAGATCCAAGTCCGAAAGGGAGTCCCTTTAGCGTGAGTTTAGGAGACTAGGAGTCCTTCTAGGGTTAGGGATGAGTCTCTGTTTTGTCACGCTTCACCAGGCTGGATTGGCACTTCAATTTAGGGCCATTAGGGCTATCCTGCTTCATTTTCGAGGTATGATTTTGTCGTTTTGTCCGAATTTGTTATCGTAGCATGGTCGGGCCTCTGTTGGGATTAGGTTGCCATCTATACTAGGTTGGCCTTTTCCCCACCTCGTCTTTCCTGGAGCGACCTGGCCGAGTGCCCACGCCTCTTTCTCTCTAACCTCTCTCCCGAGAGGACACACGTATCTTCCTTCTATTGGGTGCCGATTTTATGATGTATCACCCACTATGTCTCTTTATGaaggatccggctcctctccttgaaaggcatcgcccaatgagtgcccaatgaggcatctaaTGGCTGGGCTGTACCACACATATCCCAACGACTGACTAGATATgcgtcgagatgtgtgcggcacagtcTAGCCatcggatgcctcattgggctctCCATTCagtggagaggagcccaatcccattatgAATCCCTTGTACTAATGATCTTTAGCAAGTAAAATAaacatttaataaaaaaaaaatcccttactCTCATGATCGTTGACGACATGCAAAATAAATAGTTAATAAAATATCATTGTCAATTGTCATGTACAATCCATGGTGTGCAGAGCAACTACAAACgttttatattaattatatgattatgATGATTTCATATATCATTTGGGCCTCAACACCTAAACATTTATAGCTTTGGATTGGACACTTCAATGCTAACAAAGGTCAAGGaatgtcacaactcacaagtgaGGAacagcaaaattaaattaaatggtcACAGTTATTTCTTATCTTATATTAATTTTCCATACATAGTCATGGAAGAAACAGAGCAGAATGTATAAATACCAAGGATTGATTTTCATAACATTAAATAGTAACTCTTAATTCTTAATAAGTTTTCATCATATGCCTCCCTTGTTCCTCTCCTAATTATAGGAGTTCAAGTTTTGATATAGGGGTTTTCAAGAACTGCAACCTTTGATATTCCACTCCtaaatttatattttagaatggAAAACCTCCCACTTCATGGCTATCTTCATAGTCCCCTTCTTATGCCTTCATATGCAAGAGCAACACCTACTGCAATTGACATTGAAATTGCTCCAAGAGATAGGTGCAGCATTGTCCCTATGACTTCCTCTGCATTGCATATATAGacatttaaaccagattgggaaACAGACCTTGCTTTGCTAGGGAGCTCTAACATCTCTCCATCTAAAGACTTTAGTCCACCTTGTTTCCATTAAgctgaggaggaggagggggaggatgAAGAGAATCAACAAGGAAAGATTTCAAGTGCTTGTAGAACTCCTTAGGCTTCTCCATATTCACAGCATGCCCAGCATTCTTTATCACTTCTAGTTTAGCATTCTCCCCTATGTGACTACACAAACAACAtttctcaataaaatcatttcAACAGTAAAATTGATCTAATGGTAAGAGAAAGTAGCAAATcaaatctacaaaaaaaaaacagaaactacTTGTAGATTAACCTCATTACCTTTTCAGTCTGCGCCCCAATTCCAGTGGGAATATCTGATCTTGCTCTCCCCATACTATTAGTGTTGGCTACACCCATTAATAAACCATTTAATCAGAAGCTCAATAGAATATTTATagagaaaaatcaaaagaagtaGTATTAGGGAGTAAGACCTGAGTGATCTTTGGAAGATCAGAAAGTTTCCTATCTTTGAGTATGGCCTGAATCAATTGTGTCTTCTCTTCAACATATTCTGTACACATAACCTGCAAACAATAACATCAGATCAACCATTATCattagtagaagaagaagaaaaaaaaaccaatttcagACATTTATGAATTGCAGATGAGATTAAAGAAGGTCATTAGCAGGGTACCCACATCGATGAAATCGCGAAGGAAGCAAGAGGGCATGGTCTTGGCAGGTTTGACGAAAGACAAGCGAACCAGCTCCCTCAACTTTTCTGGTGTCTGAGGCATCAAAACGCTGGCGGCTTCCTCTAAGCTTGAAACCACAAACAGACCCTCCTTCAAGTCCTTCTCCTCCAAGCACACCCCTGCACAACAAAGCACCACCCGCTCCACGGCCTCCGGGAACTGAGCAGCCATGCTGTACGCAACGAACCCACCGTAGCTGATCCCGACAAGGCTTAATTTGGACACCCCGTGCGCTTCCATAAGCTTCATCATGCACTGCGCCTGGAACGACTCGGTGCGTTCGGGGCGAGTTGTGAACGAATCGCCGAAGAAAAGAAGGTCTGGAACGTAGATGTTGAAGCGGGTGATAAAGGGTCGGAGGAGATCGCTCCATTGCCACATTGCGTTGGCTCCGAAGCCATGGACGAGCAGCAGAGTTGGTTTCTTCTGTTTATGGGTTTTGGGTACCCAACAGTGCATCATCGTGCCATCGCCCAGGTCCGTTGTGGCCGATCTGAGGCCGGCGTTTGCGAAGGTGTAGCGGTAACACCAGTCCCTTGAAGCGGTGAAGCTGAAACACTTCGCCATTAAGATGGAGAATGAATCAAAACAATCAATACGACTACAGAGAGGAACCCAAGATTGAATCATGGATTAAAACAACAGCCCTTCTCTTCTTCGGCATGGAATCCGATGGTCTGAGATAAATAATGTTAAGGAAAATTGGGAAACAATGAAAAACCCTCTTGGGAATTGGGATTAGAGAATCGGAGTTTGCTGCAAATACATGGAATGTCTCGCCCTTTTGTGTGGGATATTTCAAATGATAGAGAGAGAACGATTAATTGAGTGATAGACCAAAAGAATTTACAGTTTGGATTCTTGTCTTCCAGAAAAAGCCAGCGATTAATTTTTTCTGTAATCTACTTTCCTTGAGAGTTGTTGAGCCGACGGGTGGGGGGTTTCTTCCTGGTAGTTAGAGAAGGGAACCAATGAGAGCCTCAGAAATAttttttcggtttttttttaatcccggCTTTGTTGCAGCACCCTGCCCGAACTGTACGTGCAACGCCAGACATAATGAGATGTGAAAAAACCATCTTACCCCTGCTCGCTGCATGTGCAGTACGGGCAGGGTACTTCAAAAGTAGAGGTGCAATTGAGCCCGACTTGCCCCCAGCCAAACCTAGATCCCTTAGCTCAACCAAGGCCCGGCCCTGAAATTCCGTGGTTGGGCTGGTGTGGGTCAAGTTGACCCTGATTAACCCTAGCTGCTACTGTTTGTCTCATTTCGGGTTTGTGTATACCCTAAAATTAATTCTGTAATGTGTCTCAAGTTATATGTTAATAAGTTACATAACCTAATTTAATCTATTTACTGTTAAATCTAATATAAAATATTTCTCATGATACTTAATTAATGGCTCATTTTATATAATTGTATATTCAAAGCCGGCATAGGCTCAtactgaggcctcaaccctaattTGACCTGATCAGGTCGGACTTTAGAGCCTGGACACGAAAATATAAACTTCACAACCTTAGCCCAGCTAGTGAGCTGAAAAACCTAGCCCAAGTCCTGGCTTTTCTAGGTGGACTTTCAGCGGAAGTGTTGAGAAAGGTACCAAAAATGCTATACCAACCTTATCAATtgatactaaaaaaaaaaaaaaccttatcaATTGATGGACACAAATGAACGGTAATGTTCAGCATCCCACCAGAATAAAGGAAAATAGAATAAAGAAGAGAACTTCTTAGATTTGTTGTTACGAGAAGGAACGCATGGATGACCACTTCCCGcaacactttttttttcctcttttaaaATTTGGCATTTTCGATCCATAGGTGGGTGTCAATTGGTTGAATCGGTCAGTTTGGTCTGGTTTTGATAGTATTGAACAGGTTTCAAGATGGTAATAGATCAAACCAAGACCAAAATATTAAGCCAAAAATCAGTTTCGATTCTAAAAATTGCTGaaataaggattttttttaatccgTTTAGGTCTGGGTTTTATATTGGTTCAATCCATTCATTTGGTCGCCTGGTCTGGTTTCTACCGATTcataaaaccccaaattgaaaccaaaccaacaaAAGTTTGGTTTGTTCAAGTTGAACCAGTCGATTTTGATCAAACCAACCAGTTCGGAATtaaaaattgacacccctaactctCCATAACAATTGGATGAACCTATATAacgatttttttttagggggatGTGGGAGTGCATTGTGATTAACATTTAATCTAATTAAAATGGGGtttaacaaaaattaaaaagggaTTTTTGGCTTCCAACACTGGTAGCATGGTAGGTCATGATCAGATGGACTGTTTTTCGACATTTGAACCGGTGAGAATGCGATGCTTAGTTAGTGCTCAACACatgctttgtttttttcccttctaggtagaggtgtcaatgggccgggctgggccggATTTGTCCTAAACCTTAGCCCAACCCTAGGAgacttaacctaaacccaagcccagcccaaccctgccagggccaagcataccctcaaccTAGTCCGATCTTGATAGGGTTTTCTCAAGCCCGGCCTGGCTTTGATTGACCCTGAATATGGCCCATTGAGTTGTGGTACTAACAAAGCCCAATCACAGCCCAAGCTATAAAAaattgagtttttctttttgcaaaGAAGCAGTTTCAATACTCGAATCCATGACCAATTGGTGACAAATAGACCAAACTTGACCGTTGCACCAAAGCACATCTTCTATTTCTTGTATATTatttaatacagggtcgggctggcCCTGCCAAGGTCAAGGTTTCAACCCAAGCCCGGCCTGGCCTTGCCAAGGTCATGCAAATATCAAACTCAACTCGACGCAGCCCTATCTGGCCTCAAGGCGGGTTTGGGCGGGCTTGAGCTGGCCaggtttttttgacacccctacttctaGGAATGCCCTCTAAATAACCATGGAAAAAATATTCATTGACTGCTGAGCATACGTATAGAGAAAACTAAGTCGTCATTTTAAACTccaggctatgtttggttgtaaagaaaataaaagaaaatttaatttttttaatttatgaagAAAGATAGACACACAAATCAATCATTATGTCATCCggattttgttttattatgtttttttttcttttcttatcgTTTCTtgacaaccaaacatagcctagaTGGAAGGAGAATCCAATTGAAAAGCCGGATGAGGAATTTTGTGGCTGACATCAACtacatcttttattttttggggtggggtggggtggggtggggtgggggtagAAACTGACTACATTACCTATCATGTACGGGCATTTCGTTAGGTATTCATTGGAACAACTGTGTATAAAAGGGAGCATATCATTGAAATTGAGAATTAAATGTAGGTTCATATATGATTTTAGTGCACCATAATTCAGgaataaaaattgaatgaaCAAGAAATGAGCGGAAAATTATAGTCCTCACACGCAATAAACACAAATTCTACATaatagggatttttacaataaTGTGTATAAGATACATTACAAACAAACTATCATCTTGGACTAAATTCACATCTCAAGATTCTATGGTTGTCCCAAAGTTATTTGTTAGAGTTACTTTAGGAAATGCTGCAAATTTATAGATCTTGAGATACTTGTTGCATGCTTGACCGAGATTGTGGATTTTCATGCAAATATGAAAATGCCAATTTCATAATCGAAACCAATTTCTCAACAACTTAATTTATGGGAGGTGAGATGCACTCGTCAACCATATCTTTCAACAATATGTTTTGCTCAATAAATGGCAACACTGAATAGGATAACGATGGTAAACTAGAGAGGAGTTCTCCTGGATGCTTTTCCATAATCAATTCCAATGTTACTGTACCAAAGCTATAGACATCACTTTTTTCAGTTACCTTCATTGTGTAGGCAAGCTCGGCAAGATaagtaaagtaaaataaataaaattaataaaaatcaaaatagaataaaaaacgACTTCTCACACCTACAATGTCTCACATTCTCTAGTCTGTCCATATGAAAATGTAGCACTTAATTTAAACTATATGGTCCACCATGTTCCACCACCCACACAACAATACCACTACGATGCTAAGGGGACTAGTCCTTGTAATGGCATCCAAAGTTCCTGCCTCCTTTTCTAAAATCAAGGCAATTTTAAGCCACATTGAGGGCTTACTTTTTTGTTGTCATTGAGACTATAATGGGGTAGGTCCTTTTATGGGCCACctttaatatataaaataaaaaaataaaaaaaaccagttTTATTTACGTTTTTACCTTTTATCAATATCCCtatatcggtatcgtattggtTAAAAACTACTCCATCGATATTGATACGAATCAGCTTATTCGATTAATCTGATAACTATTCCTCAAATCATGGTCCAAAAAGGGCAGGTGATGATAGATCAACCACATTAATTTCCTCTTCCCACGGACTTTATAGGGAGAAAGGGACTCTCCCCCGAATTTTTAACCTCTGAGGTTCCGTTGATCGATacggttgtgcggttcctctcataggagggggggctgaaatgacgaCCTATCCCTTAgcctacccgaacacactgcccgagtggggtAGATCGTCATTCCAGCCCCCCAAATGAGAGGAATAATACAACCGTACCGGTCAACGAACCTCAAGGGATAAAGGTCCACTCTCCCCCACCCAATCAATAGTCATTTGATTAACATGGCGGTGGACCTATCTCTAGTAAAAACCAGCCAAAATCAATCTTATTCGATGAATTAAATCCAATGCACACTTCAAAGGTGCACAGGACAATGCATCCCACTTGAAGATATAAAAATTCACTAAGTCTATTTCGAAGGTCATATTGAAGTCCTAATTAATGGACTCGCTTAGCCTTGATTTCGGATTGAATATGTCAATCAGGGCCGTGTTTACAGGGACTTCTTATATCATCATCAGCCTTAATGGACGCATGTAGACTCTAAGAGCCGCATAGagtgggggaagggggaagacTCAGTCACTTTCTATAGAGTCTTGAGCGAAGAGGAAATGTGGTTGATACCGTCAATTAAGCTAGGGCAGATTTGGGGTCAAAACGAAATCTTCCATGACATCTATGTATATTCTCAAGGCTCCATGCATCTCATCCGTGTTAGTTGTTGGACTACATgcagatcatcatcatcatctacgaCAATTAGGCAATTAGCTAGACcacttgtgtttttttttttttttgggtagaatcaATTAGACTACTGTCGATCCAAGAGTGTGGAACGGATCCAGATCGATCTTCTACGGTGTAGCTACCTTAGCAACCTGAGCGGTGCAGACACAGCTGTGCGTGTAATaatcgccttacccccgctcagacaaggcatttgggcaggggaaAGATGATCATTGCATGTGCGGCTGTGTCTGCGCCACTCAGACCGCTAGGACAGCTGCGCCGTAAAAGATCTGAATCCGTGTGGAACACTTAACATTTGTAGACTAATAAACTCTCATTGGTCAATCTGCATATGGAGGAGTGGAGCCCAttaaaaacatttttctttctctttctctctccggCCTCCGTTTTAAAAGGAAGGATCCGGGCTGCTCAGCTCATAAATTGGAACCCAACCAAACAACAACCAGCAAATCGGTAATTGTGTATTGTTAAGTTGCAAGCCAAAAGGCCCAAAACCATGTTTGCTCCCtttggaaaagagaaaatactCTGCcagctcctcctcttcttcttggtcCTCCTCATCCTGTTGGCCACCTccattgcttcttcttcttcttcttcattcagaGTTTCCAATACTGCTCCTTCCCCTTCCAATTATGCTTTTCAACAAGAAGCAATGGAGGCTCTCCTTGAATGGAAGGCCAGTCTTTATCGTCATAATAACCGTGACCATAACAATTCCCAACTACTACTACTCCCTTCATGGACGGTGATGGCAGCAAATGGAAGCAACAGCAGCAACCCATGGAAGTGGGAGGGAATTACTTGCAATGACGAGGCAGCAGCCGCTGGAGGAGTCATCACCATAATAAACCTCTCGAGTATGGATTTGCAAGGTACGCTCCATgacttcaacttctcatccttccCTGACCTCCTCCGTCTTGATCTCCAAAACAATTCACTTTTTGGTACCCTCCCTCCCACCATTGCCAACCTTTCCCAACTCATCTACCTCAATCTCTACAAAAACAATTTCACCGGTTCAGTTCCTGTTTCCTTGGCCACTCTAAACAAACTGACATTCCTACATCTTGGAACAAATCAACTTTCTGGTCCCATTCCCCTAGAAATTGGTAACCTTAGTAGCCTCACTGTGCTGGATCTGTCATTTAACTTCCTAATCAATGGTTCCATCCCTACCACCATTGGAGGCTTGAAGAATCTTGTTGGGATGTATATATCCTCTAACCAAATGGTTGGATCGATTCCCATGGAGATTGGAAACCTGACAAAAATGAATAGCTTGATGGTGAGTGATAATCTTCTAACAGGTTCCCTCCCAACCACTCTGGGCAACTTGAACAATCTCTCTTATTTGTGGTTGTTCGAGAATCAGATATCTAGATCCATTCCATCTGAATTTGGGAGGTTGAATTTTCTTTCTCAGCTTGATTGTCTATGATCAATATGACAGGTTCAATACCtatttcttttggaaatttgAGCAAGCTAAACTTCATGTACTTCTATTCAAATTCACTCTCTAGTTCCATTCCTCTGGAAATCGGAAACCTGACCAATCTCTATGACCTACAACTGATGAACAACTATCTCACAGGTTCTATCCCTCAAGAAATTGGAAACTTGAGATCTCTTACTCGACTTTATTTGTCCAAAAATAGTCTCAGTGGTTCAATTCCTGCTTCTTTTGGAAACCTGACCAATCTTCAGAGCCTACAATCGTCTGATAACCTCTTGACAGGTTCTATCCCTGCTTCTTTTGGAAACCTGACCAATCTTCAGATGCTACAATTGTCCGATAACCTTTTGACAGGTTCTATCCCTGCTTCTTTTGGAAATTTGACCAATCTAGTTCGTATCAACCTTCTTCAAAACCAATTGTCTGGTCAAGTACCTCAGGAAATCAGCAATTTAAGCAAATTGCAAGACTTGCAGCTTGCAAATAATCATTTTAACGGGTATTTACCACAACATATATGCATTAATAGTGCATCACTTATTTTTTTCTCTGGAAGTAATAACCATTTCATAGGCCCGATTCCAAAAAGCATGAGAAACTGCACCAACCTAATGAGATTCCGGATTGACAAGAACCACCTCACGGGAAACATATCAGAAGTCTTTGGTGTGTACCCGAATTTAACTTTCATCGATCTGAGCTACAATCAATTGTATGGTGAGATTTCACGGAATTGGGGAAAGTGTCTACAATTGACAAACCTAAAAATGACAGGAAACAAGATTTCTGGTC
The sequence above is a segment of the Telopea speciosissima isolate NSW1024214 ecotype Mountain lineage chromosome 7, Tspe_v1, whole genome shotgun sequence genome. Coding sequences within it:
- the LOC122669794 gene encoding monoacylglycerol lipase abhd6-A-like, giving the protein MIQSWVPLCSRIDCFDSFSILMAKCFSFTASRDWCYRYTFANAGLRSATTDLGDGTMMHCWVPKTHKQKKPTLLLVHGFGANAMWQWSDLLRPFITRFNIYVPDLLFFGDSFTTRPERTESFQAQCMMKLMEAHGVSKLSLVGISYGGFVAYSMAAQFPEAVERVVLCCAGVCLEEKDLKEGLFVVSSLEEAASVLMPQTPEKLRELVRLSFVKPAKTMPSCFLRDFIDVMCTEYVEEKTQLIQAILKDRKLSDLPKITQPTLIVWGEQDQIFPLELGRRLKSHIGENAKLEVIKNAGHAVNMEKPKEFYKHLKSFLVDSLHPPPPPPQLNGNKVD
- the LOC122667318 gene encoding probable leucine-rich repeat receptor-like protein kinase At1g35710 encodes the protein MFAPFGKEKILCQLLLFFLVLLILLATSIASSSSSSFRVSNTAPSPSNYAFQQEAMEALLEWKASLYRHNNRDHNNSQLLLLPSWTVMAANGSNSSNPWKWEGITCNDEAAAAGGVITIINLSSMDLQGTLHDFNFSSFPDLLRLDLQNNSLFGTLPPTIANLSQLIYLNLYKNNFTGSVPVSLATLNKLTFLHLGTNQLSGPIPLEIGNLSSLTVLDLSFNFLINGSIPTTIGGLKNLVGMYISSNQMVGSIPMEIGNLTKMNSLMVSDNLLTGSIPISFGNLSKLNFMYFYSNSLSSSIPLEIGNLTNLYDLQLMNNYLTGSIPQEIGNLRSLTRLYLSKNSLSGSIPASFGNLTNLQSLQSSDNLLTGSIPASFGNLTNLQMLQLSDNLLTGSIPASFGNLTNLVRINLLQNQLSGQVPQEISNLSKLQDLQLANNHFNGYLPQHICINSASLIFFSGSNNHFIGPIPKSMRNCTNLMRFRIDKNHLTGNISEVFGVYPNLTFIDLSYNQLYGEISRNWGKCLQLTNLKMTGNKISGRIPPELGDSTQLQGLELSSNFLVGQVPREMGKLSSLLILKLNDNQLSGTVPEDVGLFSKIERLDLSMNNLRGSVPKQLGKCTYLLYLNLSNNRFNGSIPVEIGNLVSLQILLDLSGNLFTGEIPPQFGSLNKLTNLNLSHNNLSGSIPSTFSEMLSLVTIDVSYNELEGPLPDNRAFRNAPMESFIHNKGFCGNVTGLQPCISPSTKKQTPKHSHKVVILIISILAILLFLLFAFFGIFSFFRRRMRCIVEDPIANQQ